The DNA region TAACCCTTACCTGCTAGGATATTCCTCAGGCGGGTATAGTTTAGTGGTATGATGCGTCCTTGCCAAGGACGAGACGCGAGTTCGATTCTCGCTACCCGCACTAAACGAGTTTAGAGAGGGGATAGTACCTCTGTACTACCTAGGAGAGGGCAGGGAAACACGGTAAAATATGCATATGAAAAGTCTCCCCGAGGCGATTGCTTCGATCCCGACAGTCGTTCTCAAAGCGGCTCAAACCCTCAATACCGCAGGTTTTGAGGCATATTTGGTAGGCGGTTGCGTGCGGGATGTTTTACGTGAAACCAAGCCCAAGGACTGGGACCTGACCACCAATGCCACCCCGGAACAGATTCAGGGACTCTTTCCCCATACTTTCTACGAGAACAAGTTCGGCACCGTGGGCGTAGTGAACGACGAGGAGTCTGACGAAACCCTCAAAACCATCGAAATCACTACCTACCGTACGGAATCCGCCTACTCGGACAGCCGCCGCCCAGACGAGGTGACTTTTAGCCAGAATATCGAGGAAGATTTAAAGAGACGCGATTTCACCATAAACGCCATCGCCCTTGATCCGATTAAGGGACATGCGGTAGATCCTCATAAAGGACAAATAGATCTCGTGGCGGGCCTTGTACGCGCTGTGGGAGAGGGTAGTGAGCGCTTCCAGGAAGATGCTTTGCGTATGTTGCGCGCGGTACGCATCGCCACCCAGCTCGGTTTCGTCATCGAAGAGGGGACTCTTCAGGCAATTACTGAGAATAAAGAGCTCCTTGGCAAGATTTCCAAGGAGCGTATCCGAGACGAGTTCGTAAAGATCCTCATGACCGAACATCCAAGAGCAGGCTTCGAACTCTGCCTCAAGAGCGGAATATTGCCCTACGTAGGCCCAGATCTGGAGCGGGGGATAGGGGTGGACCAGAATCAGGCCCATAGCTTCGATGTCTTCCAGCACAATCTGCGCACCCTACAGCACGCCGCAGACAAGAACTGGAGCATGGAGGTGCGCCTAGCTTCGCTCATGCACGACATCTCTAAGCCCGAGACCCGCCGATGGTCAGCTGAGAAGAAAGACTGGACCTTCCATGGACACGAAGTAGTAGGGGCCCGCGTTACCAAGAAATTCCTGGAATTCCTCCATTTCCCCAACAAGACTATAGATAAAGTGACCTCTCTGGTGCGCTGGCATATGTTCTTCTCGGATCCGGAGAAGATCACGCTCTCCGCCATCCGCCGCATCGTACGGAACATTGGAGAAGACAATATATGGGACCTCATGAACCTGCGCGTTTGCGATCGCATTGGCACGGGCAGACCCAAAGAAAACCCTTATAGATTCAGGAAATATAAGTCCATGGTGGAAGAAGTGCTGCGTGACCCCATAAGCGTCGGGATGCTCGCGATAGACGGCAGCGATCTTATGAAAGAACTCGCCATAGCTCCGGGACCACGCATCGGCCACATGCTTCATGCGCTTCTTGAGGAAGTTTTGAACGACCCCGCTCTCAATACCAAGGAGAATCTCTTGGAAACGGCTAAGAATTTGAATAATTTGACGGATGAGGAGCTTAAAAAGAGGGGGGAGAGCGGCAAGGATAAGAAAGAGGAGCTGGAGAGCGAGAATATCGAGGAGATACGTAAGAAATACGGCGTAAGTTAAGCCTAGAATGACAAAAGCCGCCGAGTGAGAGAGAACCGGACGCTTGAAAGAACAAAAGATTCAGCGTGTTGGGTTCCGTCCTACAATGGGCGGCTTGTTTGTGCAGAAGGTTTCTTCGCAGATGGCTTCTGTTGGCGCTTCATTCGAACCACTCTATGTACAAGATTGTAACGTGTGGGGGACGATGATAGGCGCGGCAACAGGGATCCACTAATGATCTCCTGCTAGATGGTGTAGCTTTGGCCAAAGCTACCGATGAGAAAGAACTAATGACGAATCAAATATGGCCTAATGGATATTGTACGCAGACTAAAAGACAAGTAAAGGACAATAGTGTGGATAACTATGAGACAAGAAATATTTCCTTATTTACAAAGACATTTCCAATAGGACAGGGCAGTGGTCGGATCCAAATACGTACGGAAGTGTTTCCGCTTTTTTCACTTTTGAAACTAATTTCTTACTTACGAAAAAATAATCTATGCGCCAACCCACGTTCCGCTCGCGCGCATCTCCCCAGGGGCTCCACCAAGTGTAGTGACCGGGACCTTTAGTGAAAAGACGGAAGGTATCCGCAAAGCCCGCCTTCATCATATTGTCGACACCCTCCCGCTCTTCTAGGGTAAAGCCCTTCTTACCCTCGTTCGCCTTGGCGTTGGTAAGGTCGTCCGGGGTATGGGCTACATTGAGGTCCCCGCAGAAGATAACCGGCTTCTCCTTTTCTAGCCGTTTCATGTAGGACAAGAAGGCTGGGTCCCAGCCCTTATGCCGCAAGGGGATACGAGAGAGGTCATCCTTAGAATTAGGGGTATAGACCGTCACTACATATATAGGACCGAAATCCGCAGCAACAACCCGCCCCTCCTTATTAGGATCCCCGTAGCCATCCGTCGCCAAGCCATATTTCTCACAGAGATCGTCCGGCAGGCCGAAAATGATCTTTTCCGGCTGTATCTTGCTGAAGATGGCCGTGCCGCTATACCCCTTGCGGGCGCTAGAGGAGTTCCAGTATTCCTCATAGTCCGGAAGATCTATCTCCACTTGGTGCTGCTCAGATTTGGTTTCCTGAAGACAGATGATATCCGGCTTATATTTCTCCACGAAGGGGAGGAATAGACCTTTCTTGTGCACCGCCCGTATACCGTTCACGTTCCAGGAGATGAGTTTCATACAGGGATGATATCAAACCTTCGACACAGAGGCTTCTTTGTGGCTATATTCCGCTAGGAGGTGCCTCATGAGCAACCTTAAGATACTCCTGATTGGTGCCTTGGCGGTGCTTTTCTTGAGAACAGCCTTTATTGGGCTGACTTACGGCACTTACCAAGGGCTACTTGAGCTTTTTCCTCTCTGACCACCGGGGCGCTTCACCGATGATTGCGGCCCCTGAACCAATACGCCGCGAGGGCGTATTTTGTTTTTGTACCCAAACATCGAAGGCCCCGACGAAGTCGGGGCCTGGAAAGCGAAGGGGAACAAAAGTCAGTGTAGGCGGAGTTGCGCTGTAAAACGGATCTCCGATAGCGTAACGACGGGAGCACTCACCCTTCTCACTGAGTGGAGCTTGCCGTCGAGATTCTGCTCCCAGTAATCCAGGAACCTCTGGAGAACAGGGAAGCGTGGTGCGATATCGAGGTCCTGCCAGATGTAAGCCTGCAGAATCTTGGGGTGATCGGGCAGACGATAGATGATTTCTGCCGTCGTCAGCCTGTAACCTTGAAGTTGTAAGGCAAGATCAGACAAGAGAGCCTCCCTCTGCGATTCTATTTAAATGATAGCAGGGGAGGGTAACAAAAGGAAAAGCTCTATTTCCTACTATGGAATTTCTTATGAATCTCCTTCAAATGCGAGTCGGTGACGTGAGTATAGATCTGGGTTGTACCGATGTTGGCATGGCCGAGGAGCGCCTGTACAGAACGGAGGTCCGCGCCATTACTAAGTAGATCCGTGGCGAAAGAGTGGCGCATCACGTGGGGAGTGACCTTTTTAGAAATACCTGCCTTGATGGCATAGCGCTTAATCATGCGCTCCACCGAGCGGGGAGTGAGGCGGCGAGCCTCGCTCTTGTTTATCTTGCTGTTGTTCGTAAAGAGCGCTTCATCCACGTCATCAGCGCGCTTCTTGAGATATGCGCGTACGGCATCCTTGGCGGTATCGGAGAGGAAGACCACGCGCACCTTGTCACCCTTACCACGGATAGCCATTTCATCCTTAGAGAGATCGATATCTGCATGAAGGGAACAGAGCTCGGAGACACGGAGACCCGTAGAGAAGAAGAGCTCTAAGATGGCGCGGTCGCGGAGTGCCTTCACGCTGTCGCCCGAAGGCGCCTTCATCAGACGATTCAGCTCTTCTACGGAGATGAGGTCAAGGGAGCGCTCGGGAACCTTGGCGAGCTCGATGCGCTCGGGGGCCAGGGAAGTGACCCCGCGTCGCATCAGATACTTAAGGAAGGAACGGAGGGCGATGAGGTAATAGTTCTGTGTCTTCTTCTTGAGCGTATCGCGAGATGAGCGCCCCGCCTTGGCGTGCGGCTCAGCAGGGAGCCGGTTGAGCCAGAGGCGATACTCGCGAAGAGTCTCATCAGTGATCTTCTTGGGATCATCTATCTTGGCGAAACCAAGGAACCGAGTGAGGTAGCGGTCGTAGTTTTCGACCGTCTTGAGGCTCCGACCCTTCTCTATCTCTATATATTCTAGATATTGGCGCTTTAACTCAGAGAGCTTCATATGTCGCACAATTCTATCATCTATATAGACAAGCAGGTGGGGGATTGTTACGGTTCTAAGAGGTGAGTACGCGGCACCTCATGCCAACCCAAGTGTTGGCCACGCGAGCGCGAGCTTGCAACCCGCTGCGTAAGAAGGAAGGTGACGCTATCCGGATTGACCTTCCCGAAGCGGGGCGGCCGCAACCAGGCCACAGAGCCGTTCCTGCTTGGCACCAAGGGGCCGAGAGTTAGCATCGACGCCCTGCCAGCTGGATTTAGGAAGCTATCCGCCCCGCCCCACCCCCAATCTTCGGAGAAGGGGTGTTTTATATACCGGGATTGCCAAAATAGGCCTTTTCTGCTACTATTCCGTCAATGCTTTCGAAGAAGAAAAAGGCAACTGTCATCGGGGAAAGCCGCATCCACCCTACGGATACGGGCTCTCCTGAGGTCCAGGTCTCCGTGCTCTCGAAGAAAATCGACGAGCTCGCCCTCCATCTCAAGAAGCACCCCAAGGACAAGCACTCCCGCCGCGGGCTCCTCGCCATGGTGGCAGACCGCCGCACCCACATGGGCTACCTCAAGAAGAAGAGCGAGAAGCGCTACAACGCCCTCGCCAAGAAACTCGAGCTCAAGTAAGTCCGTCGACGCGGGAAGTCGTTTCTTTGATACAATACCCGTAACAGGGGAGTTTCCTCCGTTACAGCAGAGAGCATTTAATAATAGTTAGTACAGCAGTAATTCTTTTTATGACCGTCATAAAACACAGCAAGCAGCGCGTCGGTATGTTCATCGACACGCAAAACCTCTATCACAGCGCCAAGAACCTCTATCAGTCCAAAGTTAATTTCGGCCAAGTCGTGAAGGATGCGGTAGGGGATCGCGCCATCATCCGCGTGGTTGCCTACGTCATCACCACAGAATCAGGTGACGAGCGTAGCTTCTTTGAAGCCCTCAGCAAACTCGGCATCGAGACCAAGACTAAGGATCTCCAGATATTCTTCGGCGGCGCCAAGAAAGCCGACTGGGACGTAGGCCTCGCGGTCGACGCCATCCGCCTCGCCTCCAAACTCGACACTGTTATCCTCGCCTCCGGCGACGGAGACTTTGTACCGCTCGTCGAATACCTTCAGCATATGGGCTGCCAGGTAGAAGTCGTTGCCTTCGGAAAATCCACTTCCTCCATGTTGAAGGAAGCCACCGATGACTTCCTCGATCTCTGCGACGATCCGCAGCGCTACCTCCTCTCGCCAGCACTCCGCCGCCGCGCGCCGGCAGCAGGACCCGCGACAACCGATCGTCGAGTGCGCAATGCTCCGGCACCTGCACCGCTCGAGAGGGAATAGGACGAGATTCCAATCCAATAAAAATACGCGCGGCTCACGCCGCGCGTATTTTTATATCTTCTGCATCATCTCTCACGACGCCATGGGTGACTGGGCGAATCCGTTACACAAGAGAGAAACGGCTATGCATAAGGAGGACATCGGCGCGTTACCACAGTAAGACCGACCCGCGCCGCCACAGTGAAAGAGATGGTTCGCGAGCTTTCCTCTCACTTAAAGAGCGGAGCGCGAGTGATATAATGTGCGCAATGGATCCTGAGACTCCCGACAACAACCAAGTTCCTTCCACTCCACCCATCACCAATTCACTCCGCACCATCCGTACACTAAAAGGGGACGTGGAGGCTGGCATGGCCCAAGGCAAGACGACCGTGGTCTCTATGGCCGCAGCGGAAACAGAACGACGCGCACGAGAAGCCACGTTCTTCGAGAATAAAGCGACGGAGCCCATGCGCAAGGCGAAGATTGTCGGCTTCTTTCTTCTCGCTCTCGGCACGATCGTCATCGCAGGTGGCCTCTTCTACTATTTTGTAAACAACCAAGCATCGGAAGATCCGCAGGCGCGCATCCTTCCGCCGGACTACATCTACAGCGAGCAGTTTCGTCTTCTCAACCTAAACAACGCTTCGGGCGATCAGGTGGTAACGGAACTCGGACGCGCACGACAAGAAACGACGGGACAGCTCGGCTCAATTGCAGCAATCATTCCCATCGAAACAGGAAGCGGAGTATCGCGCGCGCTCACGGGCGACGAACTCCTGACACGACTCGACCCGCAGGCGCCGCAAGAAGTCACCCGCACCCTCCAAGGACCCTTCCTCTTCGGCGTGCATGTCTTCGACGGCAACCAGCCTTTCCTCATCTTGAAACCCGACGCGTACGAGACGTCATTCGCCGGGATGCTCGCGTGGGAGAGTTCTCTTCCGTTCCGTCTCGGACGCGCTCTCCGTCCCGCTGCAGATTGGACCAACGCTTCTTCCTCTCTCACTTCGGTCACCTGGAACGATATGGTGATCAGCAACAAGGACGCACGAGTACTCCGCTCCAAAGAAGGGAAGACGCTGCTTCTCTACAGTTTCATCGATCGTTCCACCCTAGTGATCACTACCAACGAACAGACCTTCGGTGAGATCGTCCGCCGCATCAGCCTGGTACGCGCGACGCAATAGGGAATGGATTGCAGGAGCAAGATCGTTTGTTATCATTACCCCATGTCTATAGATACCGCACACTTCAAATCCGCACTCGAGAAAGAACTTGCCCTCGTCGAAGGAGAACTTCAGAGCGTCGGTCGTAAGAACCCGGACAACGAGAAAGACTGGGAAGCCAAGCCTGCCGACTTTGAATCTCCTGCCGGAGATGACACCGTGGACCAGGCTGACGTCATCGAGGAGTTCGGTACTAATGCTGGCATCGTGAAGCAGCTCGAGATCCGCTACAACGAAATTAAGGAAGCACTCAAGCGTATCGAGGAGGGAACCTACGGCGTCTGCCGCGTCAGCGGGGAACCTATAGAAGAGGCGAGGCTCGAAGCGAACCCTGC from Candidatus Parcubacteria bacterium includes:
- the rpsO gene encoding 30S ribosomal protein S15 produces the protein MLSKKKKATVIGESRIHPTDTGSPEVQVSVLSKKIDELALHLKKHPKDKHSRRGLLAMVADRRTHMGYLKKKSEKRYNALAKKLELK
- a CDS encoding tyrosine-type recombinase/integrase gives rise to the protein MKLSELKRQYLEYIEIEKGRSLKTVENYDRYLTRFLGFAKIDDPKKITDETLREYRLWLNRLPAEPHAKAGRSSRDTLKKKTQNYYLIALRSFLKYLMRRGVTSLAPERIELAKVPERSLDLISVEELNRLMKAPSGDSVKALRDRAILELFFSTGLRVSELCSLHADIDLSKDEMAIRGKGDKVRVVFLSDTAKDAVRAYLKKRADDVDEALFTNNSKINKSEARRLTPRSVERMIKRYAIKAGISKKVTPHVMRHSFATDLLSNGADLRSVQALLGHANIGTTQIYTHVTDSHLKEIHKKFHSRK
- a CDS encoding NYN domain-containing protein; translated protein: MTVIKHSKQRVGMFIDTQNLYHSAKNLYQSKVNFGQVVKDAVGDRAIIRVVAYVITTESGDERSFFEALSKLGIETKTKDLQIFFGGAKKADWDVGLAVDAIRLASKLDTVILASGDGDFVPLVEYLQHMGCQVEVVAFGKSTSSMLKEATDDFLDLCDDPQRYLLSPALRRRAPAAGPATTDRRVRNAPAPAPLERE
- a CDS encoding TraR/DksA family transcriptional regulator encodes the protein MSIDTAHFKSALEKELALVEGELQSVGRKNPDNEKDWEAKPADFESPAGDDTVDQADVIEEFGTNAGIVKQLEIRYNEIKEALKRIEEGTYGVCRVSGEPIEEARLEANPAATTCMAHVEE
- a CDS encoding usg protein, whose protein sequence is MSDLALQLQGYRLTTAEIIYRLPDHPKILQAYIWQDLDIAPRFPVLQRFLDYWEQNLDGKLHSVRRVSAPVVTLSEIRFTAQLRLH
- a CDS encoding HD domain-containing protein, which translates into the protein MKSLPEAIASIPTVVLKAAQTLNTAGFEAYLVGGCVRDVLRETKPKDWDLTTNATPEQIQGLFPHTFYENKFGTVGVVNDEESDETLKTIEITTYRTESAYSDSRRPDEVTFSQNIEEDLKRRDFTINAIALDPIKGHAVDPHKGQIDLVAGLVRAVGEGSERFQEDALRMLRAVRIATQLGFVIEEGTLQAITENKELLGKISKERIRDEFVKILMTEHPRAGFELCLKSGILPYVGPDLERGIGVDQNQAHSFDVFQHNLRTLQHAADKNWSMEVRLASLMHDISKPETRRWSAEKKDWTFHGHEVVGARVTKKFLEFLHFPNKTIDKVTSLVRWHMFFSDPEKITLSAIRRIVRNIGEDNIWDLMNLRVCDRIGTGRPKENPYRFRKYKSMVEEVLRDPISVGMLAIDGSDLMKELAIAPGPRIGHMLHALLEEVLNDPALNTKENLLETAKNLNNLTDEELKKRGESGKDKKEELESENIEEIRKKYGVS
- the xth gene encoding exodeoxyribonuclease III; this encodes MKLISWNVNGIRAVHKKGLFLPFVEKYKPDIICLQETKSEQHQVEIDLPDYEEYWNSSSARKGYSGTAIFSKIQPEKIIFGLPDDLCEKYGLATDGYGDPNKEGRVVAADFGPIYVVTVYTPNSKDDLSRIPLRHKGWDPAFLSYMKRLEKEKPVIFCGDLNVAHTPDDLTNAKANEGKKGFTLEEREGVDNMMKAGFADTFRLFTKGPGHYTWWSPWGDARERNVGWRIDYFFVSKKLVSKVKKAETLPYVFGSDHCPVLLEMSL